GTAGTGGTTACAGCGTTAGGCTGGAGATGTTATACATTAAACAGAAAGGGTTCGCggctgcaattttttttttttttttttattattttctttttaatattattaaaccTACATATAATGCGCTACTATCATTCTGGTGATTGTTTGAATTGATTCACTGATAtactttttttcatgatttactgaTTAATTGATAACATTTTTCTGAAACGTTTATTTTTggcctttgattttttttaaagaagatatGGTTATCCAAcgaatcatttatatataaatatagaaatttcCTTTCTGATGtgtaatagaaataaaacaagcTAAGATACCTGCATACTACATTTGTAATTCAGTCTCCCATAAGTGATCAAATATGATATGATCAAAATATGGTTAATGCATATGGTTACTGTTTGTAGTGTAGTAGGTCAGTGAGTTAGGACTAAAAactacatattttatttcatattgtcaGTTCAAATTTCATCCCTGAACACgcatttttatacacaataatTAATAAGATGTTTGATTTGTTGCTTTGTTTCGTTGTGATGGGTTGCTGTTCATTATCACATGCATCAAATCTCCGGCTCTAAACTGGAATCGTGGTTCTtgtatttatattaatttctttatttcACTTCAGAATGCCTGGAAGCGGTCCAAAGTCTCACCCTTGCGTTCTATGCAACAAAAGGACTAAACCACACGAAAGAAGATCAATCAATAAATCTGTAGCAAAGTATTTGAAGAAGAATTTTTTGATTACACATAAACAAGAAGATAAGATATGCAATACATGTAGACACAAATACTATGTTAAGGAAACCAGACCATCTCCTGTTGTACAACATTTATTATCTGACGATGAAGATTATGTTCCACCAGCAAAACGTAGATCTACAGTTTTATCTAGTCCACCATCAGTATCTCTTTCAATACCTTCTACATCAAAAAGCCATTCATACTGTTTCATATGCAAAAAGCCTGGACCAAAGCTAATTGTTGTTCCGTCGCAAGCAAGATTTTCTACCTTTCTTAAAAAAGAGGTTATAATTCCTGCAGGATGTCGTTGTTGTCCGGGACATTTGACGGAAGATACTTTTACAGAAGATGCAATTAGTAAAATAAACTGTACAAATGATAATGTCATCCTTAACAGATCTACAATTATGGATCTTTTGAAGAAGTTAAGATACACAGCCTTACAAAATGAACAATCAAGAATTGACTTTGATACAGATAACGTTTTATCTGACTCTGACTTTATCAAATTAACCGGTATAAATAAGGACAACTTCAATGATCTTCATTCCTACATCAAAACTTTAGTAAGAAATACACCTACACGAAGCACCAGAACTTCTCTTGgaattttcctttttaaattaaagtcGGGAATTTCAAATAAAGTGCTATCTACAATTTTCAACATATCAAGATCAAGTTTACGCCGAGCCATTTCATGTGTCAGACAAGCTTTAGTTCAGAATTTCGTACctcaaaatttgggttttaaacACATCAGCCATGATGATGTCGTTAATCAGCACACACGACCACTAGCTCAGACTTTATTTGGGGATGGAACAAACACACAGGCTATATTAGTGCTGGATGGCACGTACATCTATATCCAGAAAAGTGgaaactttcattttcaaagaagGTCATATAGCTTACATAAGGGACGACCGCTGGTTAAACCAATGGTAGTTGTTACTACTACAGGGTACTTTGTGACTGTTTTGGGACCATACTTTGCCGACTGCAAAAATAATGATGCGGCAATCCTCAAACATATGTTAAACACAAATGTAGAAGATATCAAAGAATGGGTGCAAGACAATGATGTGTTTGTAGTTGATAGAGGATTCAGGGACTCATTGGAGCTTCTTGATGATTTGGGGATAAAGTCACAGATGCCAAGTTTTTTAACGAAAGGTCAAAAACAGATGACAACAGATGAAGCCAATGCAAGCAGATTAGTTACTAAGGTTTGTACCCCTACAACCAAAATAGTGTAGTATAATTCTCAAAACTAATTTTGAAACTGCGTCACTTTATATAGTATCATgctaagatatttttattttcttattcgaACAAAGCACACCCAACTGAAATATGCTTATATTTACTGTTAAAACTACCGTATGAATATTGTGAcactaataaaaataaagaaaagtaacTTATAGAACtgcataatttttgtttttccgtattaacagttttttttactcataaacatcaattaaacaaaaaaaaaaagctcacCTTCCATAAATGTTGTTCATTCTGCACACGTAATGGTATTGCTGTTACATTTCGCAAAAGTGACCATATGCATTTATataacataattaatattgccataCAGAGTTTTATTTGCAGCCAGTAATGAATTTCAGACATTTTGTTTAGAGCTGTTTTCTCAATGCATGTAGTGAAAAGGTTTGGTTGGCtttcttgctttttttttataaatg
This genomic window from Mytilus galloprovincialis chromosome 9, xbMytGall1.hap1.1, whole genome shotgun sequence contains:
- the LOC143046134 gene encoding uncharacterized protein LOC143046134 — encoded protein: MPGSGPKSHPCVLCNKRTKPHERRSINKSVAKYLKKNFLITHKQEDKICNTCRHKYYVKETRPSPVVQHLLSDDEDYVPPAKRRSTVLSSPPSVSLSIPSTSKSHSYCFICKKPGPKLIVVPSQARFSTFLKKEVIIPAGCRCCPGHLTEDTFTEDAISKINCTNDNVILNRSTIMDLLKKLRYTALQNEQSRIDFDTDNVLSDSDFIKLTGINKDNFNDLHSYIKTLVRNTPTRSTRTSLGIFLFKLKSGISNKVLSTIFNISRSSLRRAISCVRQALVQNFVPQNLGFKHISHDDVVNQHTRPLAQTLFGDGTNTQAILVLDGTYIYIQKSGNFHFQRRSYSLHKGRPLVKPMVVVTTTGYFVTVLGPYFADCKNNDAAILKHMLNTNVEDIKEWVQDNDVFVVDRGFRDSLELLDDLGIKSQMPSFLTKGQKQMTTDEANASRLVTKVRWVVESANARIKRWKYLSHVLPNKQVPYIGDYVCIVCGISNKYLPPLSPGCDNEEALAAKMLYLSKRVNTLKQRVEEENLERRKTIWKEPDNILDDFPLLDEEDLRNITCGVYQIKLSTSYIQEHLEGNCQILVHKEDDHLIRVKLQSRHVSSKTYILWIEYTSAEITAWYCKCRAGARVVGVCAHIASILWYLGYARHNQDISYGVQNWGAYLEDAASIPQAVDESDSEESVIEE